A genomic region of Thunnus maccoyii chromosome 13, fThuMac1.1, whole genome shotgun sequence contains the following coding sequences:
- the zgc:163098 gene encoding U2 snRNP-associated SURP motif-containing protein, producing MADRKGKPVTPIKTLTKKEQEELKKKEEEKAAEVFEEFLASFETSEKSGVKTFVRGGIVNATKEEEAAEVKKNKLYRPASKFVPVSQHVSPASSAESKKSSFKRKTEEKKKSNLELFKEELKLIQEEREERHKRKKNDPVGGGGYGDVDIPLSGRSTLYDDLTVPTTTNLYISCISPKMNEELLCKEFGKYGPLASVKIMWPRTDEERCRTSNRAFVAFMTRKDAERALAALDGKVIMGFEMKLGWGKPARIPPQPLYTPVGVRATPPPPSGLPFNAQPRDRFRNDFTKPLGMSKGELDKTLSEAVVKVVIPTERNLLFLIHRMIEFVVREGPVFEAIIMNKEKNNPDYRFLFDNKSQDHVYYRWKLFSILQGESLTEWRTTDFRMFRGGSIWRPPVLNNYSQRGEERAEVEEDASPEEEVKKGQLRAEHRQRLETLLKELTPSREDIANAMLFCLERADAAEEVVAHITESFSLLQTPLQKKIARLYLVSDILHNSCAKVAGASYYRKYFETKLTQIFGDLNAAHKNIQARLQAEQFKQKVMSCFRAWEDWAIYPEPYLIHLQNIFLGFAKAGEESIEAAEEVSSDIDGAPMDSSLIDGLPLDRASAENLDGCPLGWDPLDGVPVDDIDGVPLGAAIDDIDGMPLDDSNVPLSRVPLSKWEKTGDTATFPQAKTESKWDTVVEPDSEDEVNVSVNSQDGDEDSESDSSDDSCSSSKYDSADFQSSLRSFQMSESKRKRLRELEVKVMKLQDELESGKRQRKSGMSIQQQVAHYRNKLLQKEFEKDEEKKERSTSKSKDRSKDDRKDKERSKRSEDGERRRGQSRDSDEQTRQSRSISPLKTKSPKWSKRSRSPSPDRKARKSRSRSPHRSHKKTKKSKH from the exons ATGGCAGACAGAAAGGGAAAACCTGTCACTCCAATCAAAACactaacaaaaaaagaacaagaagagcTTAAGAAGAAG gaggaagaaaaagcagcagaagtTTTTGAGGAATTCTTGGCATCATTCGAGACGAGTGAGAAAAGCGGAGTGAAAACTTTTGTCCGTGGGGGTATCGTGAATGCAACTAAAG AGGAGGAAGCAGCAGAGGTCAAGAAAAATAAGCTGTATCGACCCGCGTCAAAGTTTGTCCCCGTGTCCCAGCATGTCTCACCAGCATCGTCTGCTGAAAGCAAAAAGTCT agttttaaaagaaagacagaagaaaagaagaagagtaaCCTCGAACTCTTCAAAGAGGAGCTTAAGCT aatacAAGAAGAGCGAGAGGAAAGAcacaaaaggaagaaaaatgaccctgttggaggaggaggatatgGAGATGTGGACATACCATTATCAGGACGATCAA CATTATATGATGACTTAACAGTGCCAACCACCACTAACCTCTACATTAGCTGCATTAGCCCAAAG atgaacGAGGAGTTGCTCTGCAAAGAGTTTGGTAAGTATGGTCCTCTGGCCAGTGTGAAGATAATGTGGCCCCGAACAGACGAGGAGCGCTGCCGGACTTCCAACAGAGCCTTTGTGGCTTTCATGACACGGAAAGACGCAGAGAGAGCCTTGGCAGCACTTGATG GTAAAGTGATTATGGGGTTTGAAATGAAGCTGGGATGGGGTAAACCAGCTCGCATTCCACCTCAGCCTCTCTACACACCGGTGGGGGTGAGGGCCACACCGCCACCCCCATCTGGTCTGCCTTTCAATGCTCAGCCAAGGGATCGCTTCCGCAATGACTTCACCAAGCCGCTGGGCATGTCAAAGGGGGAGCTTGACAAG ACTCTGTCCGAAGCCGTAGTCAAAGTGGTTATCCCAACCGAAAG GAATTTATTATTCCTCATTCACAGAATGATAGAGTTTGTGGTGCGTGAAGGGCCCGTGTTTGAAGCCATAATAATgaacaaggaaaaaaacaaccccgATTACAG GTTCCTTTTTGACAACAAAAGTCAAGATCACGTGTACTATCGCTGGAAACTATTTTCTATCCTCCAG GGAGAGTCCTTGACGGAGTGGAGGACCACCGACTTTCGCATGTTCCGGGGAGGCTCCATATGGAGACCCCCTGTCCTAAACAACTACTCACAGAGAGGCGAAGAGAGGGCAGAAGTGGAGGAGGATGCTTCCCctgaggaggaggtgaagaaagGGCAGCTCAGAGCCGA GCACAGACAGAGACTGGAAACACTGCTTAAAGAGCTCACTCCAAGCAGAGAAGATATTGCCAACGCCATGCTGTTCTGTCTTGAGCGAGCAGATGCAGCAGAGGAAGTAGTGGCACACATCACTGAGTCTTTTTCCTTGCTACAGACGCCCCTGCAGAAGAAG ATTGCCAGATTGTACCTCGTGTCAGACATCCTACACAACTCGTGTGCCAAAGTAGCTGGTGCATCGTATTATCGTAAATA TTTTGAAACAAAGCTAACACAGATATTTGGAGATCTTAATGCAGCGCATAAAAACATACAAGCCAGGCTGCAGGCCGAGCAGTTTAAG CAAAAGGTCATGAGTTGTTTTAGAGCATGGGAGGACTGGGCCATATACCCGGAGCCTTATCTAATCCACCTTCAAAACATCTTCCTGGGTTTTGCCAAAGCAGGGGAGGAGTCAATAGAGGCAGCAGAG GAAGTGTCCTCTGATATCGATGGTGCGCCAATGGACAGCTCACTTATAGATGggttacctttggacagagcttcTGCGGAGAATCTCGATGGCTGCCCCTTGGGTTGGGACCCTCTGGATGGAGTCCCTGTTGACGACATAGACGGTGTTCCTTTAGGAGCCGCCATTGACGACATTGACGGAATGCCCT tGGATGACAGCAACGTTCCTCTCTCCAGAGTGCCTTTGTCTAAGTGGGAGAAGACGGGTGATACTGCAACATTTCCTCAAG ccAAAACTGAGTCTAAGTGGGACACTGTGGTGGAGCCAGACAGTGAAGATGAAGTGAATGTAAG TGTCAACTCACAGGATGGAGACGAGGACTCAGAGAGTGACAGCAGTGATGACTCCTGCAGTTCGTCCAAATACGACAGTGCAGATTTCCAGAGCTCCCTCAGAAGTTTTCAAATGTCAGAGAGCAAAAGGAAAAGGTTAAGAGAGCTGGAG GTGAAGGTTATGAAGCTGCAAGATGAGCTGGAATCTggaaagaggcagaggaagtCTGGGATGAGTATACAACAACAGGTGGCACACTACAGGAACAAACTGTTACAGAAG GAGTttgaaaaagatgaagaaaagaaagagagatcaACATCGAAATCTAAAGACAGGTCAAAGGATGACAGAAAGGACAAAGAGAGGAGCAAAAGAAGTGAGGACGGGGAACGAAGACGAGGACAGAGTAGAGATTCTGATGAGCAGACGCGACAGTCGAGGAGCATCTCTCCTTTAAA GACAAAGTCTCCCAAATGGTCCAAACGGTCCCGATCACCATCTCCAGACCGGAAGGCACGGAAGTCCAGGTCACGGTCACCGCATCGCTCTcacaagaagacaaagaagagtAAACACTGA
- the wdr44 gene encoding WD repeat-containing protein 44 → MASDTSDTEEFYDASEDVNFSPSPKVSPSKSLIPSPQLSQRSVNAAQDVSCGVATSETQQDDSLQIIDSIIEESQKGNVGEVAQLLDQLHVDVRVEPEPKEENNAQEVPVELAAPAVEPQLVERPEEQPESAAANGACSIPAPEPTDVPGLSVGTQERVQPPDITSTIRQGQPDGALVGTEGEQEQRPADILDQVPFTERPTDSDSSGPTKPPRQFTVEPDIVASTKKPPPSRPPPPSGGPPPRPPPPSWQSLPSKKSQECLRPSGLEVSAVSGDALEPSGLVSPSSTVRSLTKELQHSLDLASATSGDKVVTAQENEDEQASSQSGGQTPGPQRPRSNSGRELTDDEILASVMIKNLDTGEEIPLIQAEEKLPAGINPLTLHIMRRTKEYITNDAAQSDDDDKSQTPLADTDGGKLKQKTTQFKKFLGKSVKKAKHLAEEYGEKAVNKVKSVRDEVFHTDQDDPSSSDDEGMPYTRPAKFKAAHSFKGPFDFDQIKVVQDLSGEHMGAVWTMKFSHCGRLLATAGQDNVVRIWVLKTAFDYFNNMRLKYNTEGRVSPSPSQESLCSSKSDTDAAASCAPEDPDTEDRNAPFRQVPFCKYKGHTADLLDLSWSKNFFLLSSSMDKTVRLWHISRRECLCCFQHIDFVTAIAFHPRDDRYFLSGSLDGKLRLWNIPDKKVALWNEVDGQTRLITAANFCQNGKYAVIGTYDGRCIFYDTERLKYHTQIHVRSTRGRNKVGRKITGIEPLPGENKILVTSNDSRIRLYDLRDLSLSMKYKGYVNSSSQIKASFSHDYSFIVSGSEDKYVYIWSTYHDLSKFTSVRRDRNDFWEGIKAHNAVVTSAIFAPHPGLIVPQETGVEKPEAECKSLDSTDSETIPSGALKTDHTEVLLSADFTGAIKVFINVKKY, encoded by the exons ATGGCGTCAGATACAAGTGACACCGAGGAATTCTATGATGCTTCCGAGGACGTTAATTTTTCTCCATCTCCAAAAGT gtCACCCTCAAAGTCTCTCATTCCTTCGCCTCAG CTTTCACAGAGATCAGTAAATGCTGCACAAGATGTGAGCTGTGGAGTGGCCACATCTGAGACTCAGCAAGATGATTCCCTACAG ATCATTGATAGCATCATTGAGGAGAGTCAAAAGGGAAATGTTGGTGAGGTGGCTCAGCTGTTAGATCAGCTTCATGTTGATGTAAGAGTGGAGCCGGAGCCAAAGGAAGAGAATAATGCTCAGGAAGTTCCCGTGGAGCTAGCAGCGCCAGCTGTTGAACCTCAGCTTGTTGAGAGGCCAGAGGAACAACCGGAAAGTGCAGCAGCAAACGGAGCATGCTCTATACCTGCCCCTGAACCCACCGATGTCCCAGGGCTATCAGTTGGAACACAAGAACGTGTTCAGCCCCCGGATATCACCAGCACCATAAGACAGGGTCAGCCTGATGGTGCACTTGTGGGTACAGAAGGGGAGCAGGAGCAGAGACCTGCAGACATCTTAGACCAGGTCCCTTTTACAGAAAGGCCAACTGACTCAGACTCATCTGGGCCTACCAAACCCCCACGGCAATTCACAGTGGAACCAGACATTGTAGCCAGCACCAAGAAGCCTCCTCCCTCACGACCGCCCCCTCCCAGCGGAGGTCCTCCACCAAGACCACCTCCACCGTCCTGGCAGAGTCTACCTTCCAAGAAGTCTCAGGAGTGTCTGAGGCCAAGTGGACTTGAAG TGTCTGCAGTCAGTGGTGATGCTCTAGAGCCCTCAGGCCTCGTGTCTCCTAGCAGCACAGTGAGGAGTCTAaccaaagagctgcagcatTCCTTGGATCTGGCCAGTGCCACCAGTGGGGACAAGGTGGTGACAGCACAG gagaatGAGGACGAACAGGCCTCATCTCAGAGTGGAGGACAAACTCCAGGCCCTCAGCGTCCACGCTCCAACTCTGGTAGAGAATTGACAGATGAC GAAATCCTGGCCAGTGTAATGATTAAGAATCTGGACACTGGGGAAGAGATCCCTCTAATCCAGGCAGAAGAGAAACTTCCTGCCGGGATTAACCCCCTCACTCTGCACATCATGAGGAGGACCAAGGAGTACATCAC gaATGATGCTGCACAgtcagatgatgatgacaaGTCTCAGACTCCGCTTGCAGACACAGATGGAggaaaactgaaacagaaaac AACGCAGTTTAAAAAATTCCTGGGCAAGTCTGTGAAGAAGGCCAAACATCTCGCTGAAGAATATGGAGAGAAGGCAGTCAACAAAGTGAAAAGTGTACGTGATGAAG TTTTCCATACAGATCAGGATGATCCATCATCAAGTGATGATGAAGGGATGCCTTACACCAGGCCTGCCAAGTTCAAGGCAGCACACAGCTTCAAGGGTCCCTTTGACTTTGATCAGATTAAGGTTGTGCAGGACCTGAGTGGAGAGCACATG GGGGCCGTTTGGACGATGAAGTTCTCTCACTGTGGGAGGCTGCTGGCAACCGCGGGTCAGGATAATGTGGTTCGCATCTGGGTCTTGAAGACTGCCTTTGACTACTTCAATAACATGAGATTAAAGTACAACACTGAAG GTCGAGTTTCGCCTTCTCCGTCTCAAGAAAGTTTATGCTCCTCTAAATCTGACACTGATGCTGCG GCAAGTTGTGCTCCAGAGGACCCAGATACAGAGGACAGGAATGCCCCTTTCCGTCAAGTCCCCTTCTGCAAGTACAAAGGTCATACAGCTGATCTGTTGGACTTGTCCTGGTCAAAG AACTTTTTCCTGCTCTCCTCTTCCATGGATAAAACAGTCAGATTATGGCACATATCCAGGAGAGagtgtctctgctgctttcaGCACATTGATTTTGTCACGGCCATCGCTTTCCATCCCAGA gatgacagATACTTTCTAAGCGGCTCTCTGGATGGAAAGCTACGGCTCTGGAACATTCCGGACAAGAAGGTGGCACTTTGGAACGAGGTGGATGGCCAAACACGCCTCATCACTGCTGCCAACTTCTGCCAAAATGGGAAATATGCAGTAATTGGCACCTATGATGGCCGATGCATCTTCTATGACACAGAG CGTCTGAAATACCACACCCAAATACACGTGAGGTCCACCAGAGGCAGGAACAAAGTTGGACGAAAAATCACTGGTATTGAACCTTTACCTGGAGAGAATAAG ATTTTGGTGACCTCAAATGATTCCCGCATCCGCCTTTACGACCTGAGGGACTTGTCTCTATCCATGAAATACAAGGGTTACgtcaacagcagcagccagatCAAGGCGAGCTTCAG CCATGACTACTCCTTCATAGTCAGTGGCTCGGAGGATAAGTACGTGTACATCTGGAGCACTTACCACGACTTGAGTAAATTCACATCTGTACGACGGGACCGCAATGACTTCTGGGAAGGGATTAAAG CACACAATGCAGTGGTCACCTCAGCCATTTTTGCGCCCCACCCAGGCCTCATTGTTCCACAAGAGACAGGGGTAGAGAAACCAGAAGCAGAGTGCAAGAGCCTGGACTCCACAGACTCTGAAACAATACCCTCAG GTGCCCTAAAGACAGATCACACAGAGGTTCTACTCTCTGCTGACTTCACTGGAGCCATCAAGGTTTTCATCAACGTAAAAAAGTACTGA